In one window of Aceticella autotrophica DNA:
- the remA gene encoding extracellular matrix/biofilm regulator RemA yields the protein MSIKLINIGFGNIISANRLIAIVSPESAPIKRIIQEARDRGMLIDATYGRRTRAVIITDSDHIILSAVQPETVANRLNYKDIDEDIIDDVEE from the coding sequence ATGTCAATTAAACTGATAAATATAGGCTTCGGGAATATAATATCTGCAAATCGTCTTATTGCAATTGTAAGTCCGGAGTCTGCTCCTATTAAAAGAATTATTCAGGAAGCAAGGGATAGGGGGATGTTAATAGATGCAACATATGGAAGAAGGACAAGGGCAGTAATAATAACAGACAGTGATCATATTATTTTATCTGCAGTTCAACCTGAAACGGTTGCTAACAGACTCAATTATAAGGATATTGATGAAGACATCATAGATGATGTAGAGGAATAA
- the dapF gene encoding diaminopimelate epimerase, producing MKFTKMSGLGNDFIVINALEINKEIEYKNLAVKLCNRHFGIGADGLLIVEPSGIADIRMRIFNSDGTEAEMCGNGARCFAKYVYERGIVKKEKMTVETLSGVIMSEIIFNNGIVDKVRVSMGNPIFKASEIPVKTEKKSFINEPIKLNGRTYNITSVLIGVPHTIIFVDAIDENMVLNIGPIVEKLHIFPRGTNVDFVKVEDRNNITVRTWERGAGLTLACGSGACASAVAAAVTEKTDRNVYVHFKCGDLFVEWSEYNNVYLTGKAEEVFRGETSTV from the coding sequence ATGAAGTTTACTAAAATGAGTGGATTAGGAAATGATTTTATTGTTATAAATGCTTTGGAAATTAATAAAGAAATTGAATATAAAAATTTAGCAGTAAAATTATGTAATAGACATTTTGGTATAGGTGCAGATGGTTTATTGATAGTTGAACCTTCAGGAATTGCAGATATTAGAATGAGAATATTTAATTCAGATGGAACTGAGGCTGAAATGTGTGGTAATGGAGCAAGATGTTTTGCAAAATACGTTTATGAAAGAGGAATTGTAAAAAAAGAAAAAATGACGGTAGAAACCCTTTCTGGAGTTATTATGTCTGAAATTATCTTTAACAACGGAATAGTGGATAAGGTAAGGGTATCTATGGGAAATCCAATTTTTAAAGCAAGTGAAATACCTGTAAAGACGGAAAAAAAATCATTTATAAACGAACCTATTAAGTTAAATGGACGTACCTATAATATAACGTCCGTACTTATAGGTGTTCCACACACAATAATTTTTGTCGATGCAATTGATGAAAATATGGTACTTAATATAGGCCCTATAGTAGAGAAATTACATATATTTCCACGTGGAACAAATGTTGACTTTGTTAAGGTCGAAGACAGGAATAATATAACAGTAAGAACATGGGAAAGAGGTGCAGGGCTTACACTTGCATGTGGAAGTGGTGCATGTGCATCTGCTGTGGCTGCTGCTGTCACTGAAAAAACAGATAGAAATGTTTATGTCCATTTTAAATGTGGTGATTTATTTGTTGAATGGTCAGAATATAACAATGTATATTTAACAGGAAAAGCTGAAGAAGTTTTTAGAGGTGAAACAAGTACAGTTTAA
- the def gene encoding peptide deformylase, translating to MALRYVRTIGDPVLRKKAKKVDKIDSHIITIIDDMAETMYNADGVGLAANQIGILRRIVVIDVGEGLLELINPELIYEEGEQIGIEGCLSVPNTTGEVKRPKKVKVKYLDREGNIKEIEGEDLLARAFTHEIDHLNGVLFVDKALKIINEREELEVE from the coding sequence ATGGCATTAAGATATGTTAGAACAATAGGGGATCCTGTATTAAGGAAAAAAGCTAAAAAGGTTGACAAAATTGATTCACATATTATTACAATAATTGATGATATGGCTGAAACCATGTATAATGCAGATGGCGTAGGACTTGCAGCAAATCAGATTGGCATTTTAAGAAGAATTGTTGTTATAGATGTTGGAGAAGGATTGCTTGAGCTTATTAATCCCGAATTGATATATGAAGAAGGCGAACAGATTGGGATAGAAGGCTGCTTAAGCGTTCCCAATACGACAGGTGAAGTGAAAAGACCAAAGAAAGTAAAAGTTAAATATCTTGACAGAGAAGGGAATATAAAAGAGATTGAAGGGGAAGATTTGCTTGCAAGAGCATTTACACATGAGATTGATCACTTAAATGGAGTACTTTTTGTTGATAAGGCCTTAAAAATCATCAATGAAAGAGAAGAGTTAGAGGTGGAATGA
- a CDS encoding Chromate resistance protein ChrB, translating to MKWLLFSYKVPSDSSTARVTVWRKVKKMGALYLQQSVCIVPYNKDFLNKVEILKNEISKLNGDFYSFITETTEDEIEKNIIEKFNKQRIEEYLEVKEQCEAFFREIKAEIGRSNLTYAELEENEDELNKLHKWFDNIEKRDIFNTEIKNEVKTLLEKADKDFDLFASLVYEKYKKNE from the coding sequence ATGAAATGGCTTTTGTTTTCATATAAAGTTCCTTCTGATTCTTCTACTGCAAGGGTTACAGTATGGAGAAAAGTCAAAAAGATGGGAGCATTATATTTACAGCAATCTGTTTGTATAGTACCATATAATAAAGATTTTTTGAATAAGGTTGAAATTTTAAAAAATGAAATATCTAAGTTAAATGGCGATTTTTATTCATTTATAACAGAAACAACAGAAGATGAAATAGAAAAAAATATTATAGAAAAATTTAACAAGCAAAGGATTGAAGAGTATCTTGAGGTAAAGGAACAGTGTGAAGCCTTTTTTAGAGAAATAAAAGCGGAAATTGGCAGGAGTAATTTAACATATGCCGAACTTGAAGAAAATGAAGATGAATTAAACAAGTTACATAAATGGTTTGATAATATTGAAAAAAGAGATATATTTAATACTGAAATAAAGAATGAAGTAAAAACTCTTTTGGAAAAAGCAGATAAAGATTTTGATTTGTTTGCATCACTTGTTTATGAAAAATATAAAAAAAATGAATAA
- a CDS encoding MFS transporter, translating to MLNVIILGITSFLTDISSEMVYPLIPLFLMTRLGASPAIVGLIEGVAESLASILKVFSGYISDKIGKRKPLAIAGYASSTLGKVFLVFATGWGWVFLGRTSDRFGKGIRTAPRDALIAETVDNNKMGTGYGLHRAMDTLGACLGVILAYYFLTSYKGDYTAVFMYSLIPAVLGVIVLFFAKESPIKKKISKKLSFSWKVLDKKLKMFLIVILIFALGNSSNQFLLLRAKNVGFNDSTVILLYLVYNVIYMLFSYPLGRLSDKIGRKKLLITGYFIYGLVYLGFALFGFESAMWALFSVYGLYIAFTEGVEKALVADIAPENVKATLIGLHATFTGIGLLPASLIAGLLWDKIGVQAPFYFGSIMGFLASIGLAIVL from the coding sequence ATGTTAAATGTTATTATTCTCGGTATAACCAGTTTTTTAACGGATATATCCTCCGAAATGGTATATCCACTCATTCCTTTGTTTTTAATGACACGACTTGGAGCGAGTCCTGCCATAGTTGGTTTGATTGAAGGTGTAGCAGAAAGCCTTGCAAGTATCCTGAAAGTATTTTCAGGATATATATCGGATAAAATTGGGAAGAGGAAGCCTCTGGCTATAGCCGGATATGCCTCTTCAACATTAGGCAAGGTATTTCTGGTATTTGCAACAGGTTGGGGGTGGGTTTTTCTTGGAAGAACCAGTGATCGTTTTGGGAAAGGTATACGGACTGCGCCAAGGGATGCACTTATTGCAGAAACTGTTGATAACAATAAGATGGGGACTGGATATGGACTACATAGAGCTATGGATACACTTGGGGCATGTCTTGGTGTAATTTTAGCATATTATTTTTTAACATCTTATAAAGGTGATTATACAGCTGTATTTATGTATTCCTTGATACCAGCTGTATTAGGTGTTATTGTATTGTTTTTTGCCAAAGAAAGTCCTATTAAAAAGAAAATAAGTAAAAAATTGTCATTTTCATGGAAAGTACTTGATAAAAAGCTTAAAATGTTTTTAATTGTTATTCTAATATTTGCTCTTGGAAATTCTTCAAATCAATTTTTACTTTTAAGAGCAAAAAATGTTGGTTTTAACGATTCCACTGTTATACTTTTGTATTTAGTCTATAATGTTATTTATATGTTATTTTCTTATCCGCTTGGAAGATTATCTGATAAGATAGGGAGAAAAAAATTATTAATAACAGGATATTTTATTTATGGTTTAGTTTATCTGGGTTTTGCTCTATTTGGATTTGAAAGTGCAATGTGGGCTTTATTTTCTGTCTATGGGTTATATATAGCATTTACTGAAGGGGTAGAGAAAGCTTTAGTAGCAGATATTGCACCAGAAAATGTAAAAGCGACTTTAATAGGACTTCATGCAACATTTACAGGTATAGGTCTACTTCCTGCTTCTTTAATAGCTGGACTGCTTTGGGATAAAATAGGTGTTCAAGCACCATTTTATTTTGGTAGTATTATGGGATTTTTGGCATCTATAGGTCTTGCAATCGTGTTATAA
- the coaBC gene encoding bifunctional phosphopantothenoylcysteine decarboxylase/phosphopantothenate--cysteine ligase CoaBC, translating to MSESKNLVLGVTGGIAAYKAVDLLSRLIKKGINVDVIMTESATKFISPLTFEALSHNKVVTDMFESPKYWEIEHIALAEKADLFAVVPATANIIGKLANGIADDMLSTTLMATKSRVLLAPAMNTNMYLNPITQGNIEKLKNYGYIFVNPEEGRLACGAFGAGKLADVRIIENKICDLLNSNVKKDLIGKRLLITAGPTIEPIDPIRYITNPSTGKMGYEIAKAGILRGADVMLISGPTNLAKPYGVKLIRVDTAIQMYNAVMDNISNADIVVCAAAVADYRPEKKEKNKIKKMDEDLCIKLIRNPDILYEIGKEKGKKILVGFAAETENLIENAKSKIIKKNLDLIVANDILQEGAGFNKDTNIVQIIDRNFNVKKYSIMSKAEVAHVILDEIKKII from the coding sequence ATGTCTGAAAGCAAAAATCTTGTTTTAGGTGTTACAGGAGGTATAGCGGCATATAAGGCGGTTGACCTACTTTCACGTCTTATTAAAAAAGGCATTAATGTCGATGTTATTATGACAGAATCTGCTACTAAATTTATATCTCCGTTGACATTTGAAGCATTATCTCATAACAAAGTTGTAACTGATATGTTTGAAAGTCCAAAATATTGGGAAATTGAACATATTGCATTGGCTGAAAAAGCAGATTTATTTGCAGTAGTTCCAGCTACTGCAAATATAATTGGTAAACTTGCTAATGGAATAGCAGATGATATGCTTTCAACAACGCTAATGGCTACAAAAAGCAGGGTATTGCTTGCACCTGCTATGAATACTAATATGTATTTAAATCCAATTACACAAGGTAATATTGAAAAACTCAAAAACTATGGTTATATATTTGTTAATCCTGAAGAAGGAAGGTTAGCTTGCGGTGCTTTTGGTGCGGGTAAACTTGCGGATGTGCGGATTATTGAAAACAAGATTTGTGATTTACTGAATAGCAATGTCAAAAAAGACCTTATTGGCAAAAGACTATTAATAACTGCAGGACCGACAATAGAACCAATTGACCCTATCAGATATATAACAAATCCTTCTACAGGTAAAATGGGTTATGAAATTGCAAAGGCGGGAATTTTACGTGGAGCTGATGTAATGCTTATTTCAGGTCCTACAAATCTTGCAAAGCCTTATGGAGTTAAGCTTATCAGGGTGGATACGGCAATTCAGATGTATAATGCGGTAATGGACAATATCTCAAATGCAGATATTGTTGTTTGTGCTGCTGCTGTTGCTGATTACAGACCTGAAAAAAAGGAAAAAAATAAAATAAAAAAAATGGATGAAGATTTATGTATTAAACTCATTAGAAATCCTGATATTCTCTATGAAATTGGTAAAGAAAAAGGGAAAAAGATACTTGTGGGATTTGCAGCAGAAACAGAGAATTTAATAGAAAATGCTAAAAGCAAAATAATCAAGAAAAATCTTGATTTAATTGTAGCAAATGATATTTTACAAGAAGGCGCAGGATTTAATAAAGATACGAATATAGTACAAATTATTGATAGAAATTTTAATGTAAAAAAATATTCGATAATGTCAAAAGCAGAGGTTGCTCATGTAATATTAGATGAAATAAAAAAAATTATTTAG
- a CDS encoding YicC/YloC family endoribonuclease, with protein MLKSMTGFGRGEIRKNGFYINVEIKTVNHRFLDVVYRLPKLLSGLEDRIRNLITNNILRGRVEVNIFFETYDRSINTLEVDKSLLNQYFEIIKYIKQNYLPDENIKVRDILLFPEIIKVKSVDINLNEVWEVLKSALIDSINNLVDMRIREGIKLHNDICKNLDILNEISDKIEKRSSLMIDTYRDKLRSRIEELTNGDFDQYRLMTEVALMADRISIAEEITRLKSHIMQFKTSMESNHPVGKKLDFITQEMNREVNTIGAKSIDLEISNSVIDSKHEIEKIREQVQNIE; from the coding sequence ATGTTGAAAAGCATGACGGGTTTTGGAAGAGGGGAGATAAGAAAGAACGGTTTTTATATCAATGTTGAAATAAAAACCGTTAATCATCGTTTTTTAGATGTGGTATATAGACTTCCAAAACTTTTAAGCGGCTTAGAAGACAGGATTAGGAATCTTATAACAAATAATATATTAAGAGGCAGGGTGGAAGTTAATATTTTCTTTGAAACGTATGATAGAAGTATTAATACCCTTGAAGTTGACAAAAGTCTTTTGAATCAATATTTTGAAATTATTAAATACATAAAGCAAAATTATCTTCCTGATGAAAATATTAAAGTTAGGGATATATTATTATTTCCAGAAATCATCAAAGTAAAAAGTGTGGATATTAATTTAAATGAAGTATGGGAAGTTTTAAAGTCTGCTTTAATTGATTCAATAAATAATCTTGTTGACATGAGGATAAGAGAGGGCATAAAATTGCATAATGATATATGTAAAAATCTTGATATTTTAAATGAGATATCTGACAAGATAGAAAAAAGAAGCTCTCTAATGATAGATACTTACAGAGATAAATTAAGGTCGCGAATTGAAGAACTTACGAATGGAGATTTTGATCAGTATAGATTAATGACAGAAGTTGCTTTGATGGCTGATAGGATAAGTATAGCTGAAGAAATTACAAGATTAAAAAGTCATATAATGCAGTTTAAAACCTCTATGGAAAGCAATCATCCGGTTGGTAAGAAATTAGATTTTATCACACAGGAGATGAACAGGGAGGTTAATACAATAGGAGCAAAATCTATAGACCTGGAAATATCAAATAGTGTGATAGATTCTAAACATGAAATCGAGAAAATAAGAGAGCAAGTTCAAAACATCGAATAG
- the rpoZ gene encoding DNA-directed RNA polymerase subunit omega, whose translation MILYPSIVDLMKRIDSKYTLCALVAKRARQLIDGEESLIYSDSNKPVTIATEEVAQGYITFERQKFGIK comes from the coding sequence ATGATTTTATATCCATCAATTGTTGATTTAATGAAAAGAATTGATAGCAAATATACCTTATGTGCTTTGGTTGCTAAAAGAGCAAGACAACTTATAGATGGGGAAGAAAGCCTTATATATTCAGACTCAAACAAGCCTGTTACAATTGCAACAGAAGAGGTGGCACAAGGCTATATTACTTTTGAAAGACAAAAATTTGGTATTAAATAG
- a CDS encoding DUF116 domain-containing protein, whose amino-acid sequence MFIIILIVFFCFIGLFFTIGIFAVVFTIYKKKTNELLNTFITYTVDMSYPILLIIGKIIGIKREKLQRSFIEINNLLVSSIKKKYKPKDILILSPHCIQNSDCKFKVTYDIENCRRCGKCQINDLLRLKDKYGVKIAVATGGTLARKVVSDIKPKIIIAIACERDLTSGIKDVKKIPVYGIINKRPNGPCFNTSFDVKSLEKVIIKFISGG is encoded by the coding sequence ATGTTTATTATAATATTAATTGTGTTTTTTTGTTTTATTGGACTTTTTTTTACTATTGGAATATTTGCGGTTGTTTTCACAATATATAAAAAAAAGACAAATGAACTATTAAATACATTCATTACTTATACTGTAGATATGTCATACCCGATATTATTAATAATAGGAAAAATTATTGGCATCAAGAGGGAAAAACTGCAAAGGTCATTTATTGAAATTAATAACCTTTTAGTTAGTTCAATAAAAAAGAAATATAAACCGAAAGACATACTAATCTTATCTCCACATTGTATTCAAAATAGTGATTGTAAATTCAAAGTTACATATGATATTGAAAATTGCAGAAGATGTGGCAAGTGTCAGATAAATGATCTACTAAGATTAAAGGATAAATACGGAGTTAAAATTGCGGTAGCGACAGGCGGTACACTTGCAAGAAAAGTTGTATCAGATATAAAACCTAAGATTATTATTGCAATTGCTTGTGAAAGAGATTTGACAAGCGGTATAAAAGATGTGAAAAAAATCCCCGTATATGGTATAATAAATAAAAGACCAAATGGTCCATGCTTTAATACAAGTTTTGATGTTAAGAGTCTT
- the priA gene encoding primosomal protein N', with product MYAGVIVDVKSRNTDKIFTYKVPEKMNNINVGIRVAVPFRNRIVEGYVINITDNTNISDKKLKEIYKILDDFSIFDEKMLKLAWWIKEYYNCFFSESLQCIMPAGINQGCKEVKKVRLLINSIPENISDRAPRQLEILNYLLENNCIDLSDLLKNLNISYSSVKALEKKGYIEIFDEEINRYKASKFIKTEPLKPTSEQKQAINMIKDSIDSNLFNKFLLFGVTGSGKTEVYLQLIERCIELGKSSIVLVPEISLTPQTIERFIGRFGNLVAVMHSRLSQGERFDEWRKIKKGEVKVVVGVRNAIFAPFSDLGLVIIDEEHEGTYKQSDLRPKYNVKEVAEKRCEIENAVLVLGSATPSIESYYKAIKSEYKLIKLSERIGIFLPEVDVINMSDELSSGNNSIFSRRLYNEIKLNLCRGEQTILFLNRRGFSSFVSCRNCGYVPKCPNCDISLTFHAYEKKLRCHYCGYSINMFEYCPKCKSNRIRHLGIGTERIENDVKKYFPESRILRMDIDTTKTKGSHERIFYDFKNGKADILIGTQMISKGFDIPNVTLVGVILADVTLNIPDFRSGEKTFQLLTQVAGRAGRGEKAGRVIIQTYEDNNYSIKAAKLQNYLMFYNEEIQYREIFKYPPFTHLMNIVIYGKEKQKVVENAAKIYYVVKNTINKFEVKSYNKVLGPSSAPLEKIKNNYRWQIIIKNEDRNNLLKIADVVDLIKYDNDIKIAMDIDPINML from the coding sequence ATGTATGCAGGGGTAATTGTTGACGTCAAGTCACGAAATACAGATAAGATATTTACATATAAGGTACCTGAAAAAATGAATAATATAAATGTTGGTATTAGAGTAGCAGTTCCATTTAGAAATAGGATTGTAGAGGGCTATGTTATAAATATAACAGATAATACAAATATCTCTGATAAAAAACTTAAAGAGATATATAAAATACTTGATGATTTCAGCATCTTTGATGAAAAGATGCTGAAACTCGCATGGTGGATTAAGGAATATTACAATTGTTTTTTTTCGGAAAGCCTTCAGTGTATAATGCCTGCAGGTATCAATCAGGGCTGTAAGGAAGTTAAAAAAGTAAGATTACTCATTAATTCAATACCTGAAAACATTTCAGATAGGGCACCAAGGCAGTTGGAAATACTAAATTATTTATTAGAAAATAATTGTATCGATTTATCAGATTTACTAAAAAACCTTAATATAAGTTATTCATCTGTAAAGGCGTTAGAGAAAAAAGGCTACATAGAAATATTTGATGAAGAGATAAATAGATATAAAGCAAGTAAATTTATAAAAACAGAACCCTTAAAGCCAACATCGGAACAGAAACAAGCAATAAATATGATTAAAGATTCTATAGATAGTAATCTGTTTAATAAATTTTTGCTGTTTGGTGTAACTGGAAGTGGAAAAACTGAAGTATACTTACAGCTTATTGAGAGATGTATAGAACTTGGGAAAAGCTCAATTGTACTTGTGCCAGAGATATCTCTTACTCCCCAGACAATAGAAAGATTTATTGGGCGTTTTGGAAACTTAGTTGCTGTAATGCATAGTAGATTATCACAAGGAGAACGATTTGATGAATGGAGAAAAATAAAAAAAGGTGAAGTTAAAGTTGTTGTTGGGGTAAGAAATGCAATTTTTGCCCCTTTTTCAGATTTAGGTCTTGTTATAATAGATGAAGAACATGAGGGTACATATAAGCAGTCAGATTTAAGACCTAAATACAATGTAAAGGAAGTTGCTGAAAAAAGATGTGAAATAGAAAATGCAGTATTGGTTTTAGGTTCTGCAACTCCCTCAATAGAATCATATTATAAAGCAATAAAAAGTGAATACAAATTAATAAAATTATCGGAAAGAATTGGTATATTTCTTCCAGAAGTCGATGTCATTAATATGAGTGATGAGCTTTCATCAGGAAATAACTCGATTTTTAGCAGAAGATTGTATAATGAAATTAAATTAAATTTATGTAGAGGAGAGCAGACAATATTATTTTTAAACAGAAGAGGTTTTTCCTCTTTTGTATCCTGCAGAAACTGCGGTTATGTTCCTAAATGTCCAAATTGTGATATATCACTTACATTTCATGCATATGAAAAAAAACTCAGATGTCATTATTGTGGGTATAGCATAAATATGTTCGAATATTGTCCAAAATGTAAAAGCAACAGGATAAGACATCTTGGAATAGGGACGGAACGTATCGAAAATGATGTAAAGAAATATTTTCCAGAAAGCAGGATATTAAGAATGGATATTGATACAACTAAAACAAAGGGTTCTCATGAAAGGATTTTTTATGATTTTAAAAATGGTAAAGCGGATATATTAATTGGTACTCAAATGATATCTAAAGGATTTGATATACCTAATGTTACACTTGTAGGAGTTATACTTGCAGATGTTACTTTAAATATTCCTGATTTCAGGTCGGGCGAAAAAACCTTTCAATTGCTAACACAGGTTGCCGGAAGGGCAGGTAGAGGTGAAAAAGCTGGAAGGGTAATAATACAAACATATGAAGATAACAATTACAGCATTAAAGCTGCTAAGCTACAGAATTATCTAATGTTCTATAATGAAGAGATTCAATATAGAGAAATATTCAAATATCCTCCATTTACACATCTGATGAATATTGTGATATATGGAAAGGAAAAACAGAAGGTTGTAGAAAATGCTGCAAAAATTTATTATGTAGTCAAAAATACTATTAACAAATTTGAAGTAAAAAGTTATAATAAAGTATTAGGACCATCATCTGCGCCATTAGAAAAAATAAAAAATAATTATAGATGGCAAATTATAATAAAAAATGAGGATAGAAATAATTTATTAAAAATTGCAGATGTAGTTGATTTAATTAAATATGACAATGATATAAAGATTGCAATGGACATAGATCCAATAAATATGTTATGA
- the gmk gene encoding guanylate kinase, with product MFKKGLLIVLSGPSGAGKGTIAKALLKNENNIKLSISTTTRKPRVGETDGKNYFFTTVDKFKNLIEEDKLLEWAKVYDNYYGTPKDFVLKNIEEGFDVILEIDIQGALKVKDKFPEGVFVFILPPSMEELKNRIKKRGTETEEEILKRFKCAYEEINFVSRYNYVVINDDVNNAVEKIKAIIVAEKCRVDRNKGLYLKIKEGQ from the coding sequence TTGTTTAAAAAGGGCTTGCTGATTGTTTTATCTGGTCCTTCTGGTGCTGGTAAAGGTACTATAGCTAAAGCTTTACTTAAAAATGAAAATAATATAAAATTAAGTATATCTACAACAACAAGAAAGCCAAGAGTTGGAGAAACAGATGGGAAAAATTATTTTTTTACAACAGTAGATAAATTCAAAAATTTAATCGAAGAAGATAAATTATTGGAATGGGCTAAGGTTTATGATAATTATTATGGAACACCAAAAGATTTTGTGCTAAAAAATATTGAAGAAGGGTTTGATGTAATTCTTGAAATTGATATTCAAGGTGCTTTGAAAGTAAAAGATAAATTTCCTGAAGGGGTATTTGTATTTATTTTACCGCCCTCAATGGAGGAACTAAAAAACAGAATAAAGAAACGTGGGACTGAAACAGAAGAAGAAATTTTAAAACGGTTTAAGTGTGCATATGAAGAAATAAATTTTGTTTCAAGGTATAATTATGTTGTTATAAATGATGATGTAAATAATGCTGTTGAAAAAATAAAAGCGATTATTGTTGCGGAAAAATGTCGTGTAGACCGTAATAAGGGTTTATATTTAAAAATTAAGGAGGGGCAATAA
- the fmt gene encoding methionyl-tRNA formyltransferase has translation MKVVFMGTPEFAVPSLKKILEAGYDVLAVVTQPDKPKGRGKKIIFPPVKQFALENNIKVLQPDKLKDNIDFVDKLKDLSPDFIIVVAYGKILTEAILNLPSYGCINVHASLLPKYRGAAPINWAIIKGEKETGITTMYMDKGLDTGNMLLKKSIPIFDDDDAETIHDKLAILGGDVLIETIDKLIKGLLKPVKQKDEEASYAPILNKSMGLIDWSKNAVDIRNKIRGMCPWPGCYTFYEGLMLKIWKADVKIDDSNNESGKILKSDNELIIKCGCDALKILEIQSEGTRKMSIEEYLRGHNITKGTVLKGK, from the coding sequence TTGAAAGTTGTTTTTATGGGTACACCAGAATTTGCAGTGCCATCACTAAAAAAAATACTTGAAGCAGGCTATGATGTATTAGCAGTTGTTACACAACCAGACAAACCAAAGGGCAGGGGGAAAAAAATTATTTTTCCTCCTGTGAAACAATTTGCATTAGAAAATAATATAAAAGTTTTGCAGCCTGATAAACTTAAAGATAATATAGATTTTGTAGATAAATTAAAAGATTTATCACCAGATTTTATCATTGTTGTTGCATATGGGAAGATACTGACTGAAGCTATTTTAAACTTGCCTTCTTATGGCTGTATAAATGTTCATGCATCTCTTTTGCCCAAATATAGAGGTGCAGCACCTATTAACTGGGCTATAATAAAAGGAGAAAAGGAAACAGGCATTACAACAATGTATATGGATAAAGGGCTTGATACTGGTAATATGTTATTGAAAAAATCTATTCCTATATTTGATGATGATGATGCAGAAACTATTCACGATAAATTGGCAATACTTGGTGGAGATGTTCTTATAGAAACGATAGATAAATTAATAAAAGGTTTACTAAAACCAGTAAAACAAAAAGATGAAGAAGCATCATATGCTCCTATACTTAATAAATCTATGGGACTTATTGATTGGAGTAAAAATGCGGTAGATATAAGAAATAAAATCAGGGGAATGTGTCCATGGCCGGGATGCTATACATTTTATGAGGGGCTTATGTTAAAAATTTGGAAAGCCGATGTTAAAATTGATGATAGTAATAATGAATCTGGTAAGATTTTAAAATCAGATAATGAGCTTATTATAAAATGTGGCTGTGATGCCCTTAAAATTTTAGAAATTCAGTCAGAAGGAACAAGAAAAATGAGTATTGAAGAATATTTAAGGGGACATAATATTACAAAAGGGACTGTTTTAAAGGGGAAATAA